The region CGCCTTCGAAGTTGAAGTCGATGAGCTTCGGTTCCTGGGTCGGCTGCACCCGACGGCTGCGGGTGGTCTTGCGAAGCGAGCTGCTCGTCATGGCTTGTTGCCCTCGACGCGAGCGCCCGTTGGGGGGCCGCGAAAGTTCACATTTTCGTTATGCAAGTGCCTTGCCAAGAGCGGCGCCGCGCGGTCGTTTCGAGCCAAGTCGCGCCGGGCGAACGAGTTGCGCGCCGCGCCGTCCCGCCCCGCGAAGCCGGAGGGACGGCGGAAAACTGGGCCATTGTGTCAGGGCGGCCGCAAACAAGGCCAAAGAGGCCGTATAATCGGGACGTCCCCCGATTCGAGCGAGCTTCCCGTGTCGTTTCGCGAACCTGCACCGTCCCTCGCCGAAAGACGCGTGGCCATCGCGTCCCACGACGAGGATCTGGTCCGGCGTCTGGAGGCCGGGTGCCGGAGGCTCGGCCACCGCGTCGAGCCGACCATCGACCCGCGCCAGTTGATCCCGTCGCTGAAGCGGCTGGGCGGGTCGGTGGAGTTGGTCCTGCTCGACGCGCACCTGCTGAGCGCCGGCGGCCGGCTGCTCGAGGAGATCACGCGCCTCGAGGATCCGCCGGCGGTGCTCCTCGTCGCCCCGGTCAGCGCGCCGTCGCGCGCCTACGACTGGATCGAGCGCGGCGCGGCCGACGTCGTCGGGCGCCCGCCGCACCCGACGGAGCTGCGGCTGCGGATCCGCCGGGTCCTCGAGGCGCGCGACATGGGGGCGCACATCGCCGGCCTCGAGCGCGAGATCGCCGACCGCACGCGCCAGGCGTTCGCCGACCGGACGCTCGTCGCGCACTCGCCGGCGATGCGCGACCTGGCCTCGACGATCGGCCGCGTCGCCCGGATGCGCACGACCGTCCTCGTGCTCGGCGAGAGCGGCGTCGGCAAGGAGCTGGTGGCGCGCGCGATCCACTTCCGCTCCCCGCGCGCCGACGGCCCGTTCATCGCCATCAACTGCGCCGCCCTTCCGCCGCACCTGATCGAGTCCGAGCTGTTCGGGCACGAGAAGGGCGCCTTCACCGGCGCCGTCAGCCGGCGCGCGGGGAAGTTCGAGCTCGCGCACCGCGGCACGCTCTTCCTCGACGAGGTCGGCGAGACCGACCTCGGCACGCAGGCCAAGCTGCTGCGGGTCCTCGAGCAGCAGGAGTTCATGCGGGTCGGCGGAACGCAGTCGGTGCGGGTGGACGTGCGGGTCGTCGCGGCGACGAACGCCGACCTCGAGCGGCTCGTCGCCGAGGGGCAGTTCCGCGAGGACCTGTACTACCGCCTGAAGGTCGTCGCGCTGCGCGTCCCGCCGCTGCGGGAGCGGCGCGAGGACATTCCGGAGCTGACGAGCCAGGTGCTGGAGCGGGTCTGCCGGTCGAACGGCCTCGCCCCGCGAAGGCTCGCCGAAGGGGCGGAAAGGGCCCTTTTGGCCTATTCGTGGCCCGGGAACGTGCGCGAGCTGCTCAACACCATCGAGGCGGTCGTCGTCTCCTCCGCGGGGGAGGTCGTCGAGGCGGCGGACCTCCCGGCGGCGCTGCAGCGGGAGGCGCCGCGCGCCGCCGGGCGGCGCCCCGCGGGGAGCGCGCGCGCGCTGCGCGAGATCGAGGCGGAGGCGATCGTCGCCGCCCTCGCCGCGGAGGGCGGCTCGCGCACGCGCGCCGCCGCGGTGCTCGGCATCGGCCTGCGCACGCTGCGCCGCCGCATCAACGAACTCGGTCTCGACAAGGACTCGCCGCCTCGTCCGGGGCGCCCGCGGCGTCGAACTGAATAGCGAACTTCGCGAAAATTGTTGGCGCGCGCTCTTGACAACCTCGCGCGATGTTCGACAAATATGCGGACAAGGTGCGACGCATCCTGCGCGGGGACGCCCGCGAGACGCACGTCGGGCTTTTGAGCCCGGAAAGGAGGAATACACAATGGCGGTGAAGAAGGCGGCGAAGAAGGTCGCCAAGAAGAAGGTCGCCAAGAAGGCCGTGAAGAAGGTCGCCAAGAAGAAGGTGGCGAAGAAGGCCGCGAAGAAGGCCGCGAAGAAGGTCGCCAAGAAGAAGGTGGCGAAGAAGGTCGCGAAGAAGGTCGTGAAGAAGGCCGCCAAGAAGGTCGTGAAGAAGGCTGCCAAGAAGGCCGTGAAGAAGGCCGCCAAGAAGACCACCAAAAAGAAGACGGTGCGCAAGCCCAAGACCGCCGTTCCGGCCCCGCTGCCGGAGCCGATGGCCTGAAAAATCAGATACTGAAAAGTACCTTCGAAGGATGGCCGGGCGTCCCCGAAACGGGGGCGCCCGTTTTTATTGCATCGGCCGATTGCGGCGCGCGGACGGGCCGCGTTCGGCGATCGCGCCGGCGGGCGCCCGGGCCCGCCGCGGCGCCCCTTGGACGACGAAAGGGCGGCCGCGGGGGCCGCCCTTTCGCGTGGACTTCGACGGGGCCGGAGCGGCTCAGCCGCGGGCGGCCAGCTCGTCGCCGTAGCGGCCGAAGACCTCGGCCATCTTGCCGGCGATCTCGCCGACCGTCGCGTAGGCCTCGACGGCCTCGAGGATCGCGGGCATCAGGTTCTCGGTCCCGCGGGCGCAAGCCTCGACGCGGGCCATCGCCTTCTGCCAGCGGGCCTGGTCGCGCTCGGCCCGGACCTTGGCGGTCCGCTCGCACTGCTTGCGGCGCAGTTCCTCGGAGATCTTCATGATCGGGAACTTGCTGGTTTCCTTCTCCGTGAACTTGTTGACGCCGACGACCACCTGCTCGCCCGACTCGACCGCCTTCTGGTAGCGGTAGGCCGCGTCGGCGATCTCGCGCTGCTGGAAGCCCTTCTCGATGGCCGCCACCGCGCCGCCCTCCTCGTCGATCCGCTTGATCAGCGCCGTCGCCGCGGCCTCGATCTCGTCGGTGAGGGCCTCGACGTAGTAGGAGCCGGCCAGCGGGTCGACCGTGTCGCCGACGCCGGTCTCGTAGGCGAGGAGCTGCTGGGTGCGGAGGGCGATCGTCACGGCCTTCTCGGTCGGGAGGCCGAGCGCCTCGTCCATCGAGTTGGTGTGCAGCGACTGGCAGCCGCCGAGCACCGCCGCCAGCGCCTCGTAGGCGGTGCGGACGATGTTGTTCTCCGGCTGCTGGGCGGTCAGCGAGACGCCGGCCGTCTGGCAGTGGAAGCGGAGCTTGCCCAGCTTGAGGTTCTTCCCCTCGGCGCCGAAGCGGTCGCGGAGGATCTTCGCCCACATCCGGCGCGCGGCGCGGAACTTGGCGACCTCCTCGAGGATGTTGATCTGACCGTTGAGGAAGAACGACAGCCGCGAGGCGAAGCCGTCGAGCGGCATGCCGGCGTCGAGGGCGGCCTGGACGTAGGCGATCCCGTCGGCCAGCGTGAAGGCGACTTCCTGCGCGGCGGTCGAGCCCGCTTCGCGGATGTGGTAGCCGGAGATGGAGATCGTGTTCCACTTCGGCACGTTGGCGTGGCACCAGGCGAAGATGTCGGTGATCACGCGGATCGACGGCCGCGGCGGGAAGATGTAGGTGCCGCGGGCGATGTACTCCTTGAGCACGTCGTTCTGGATCGTCCCCGCCAGCCCCGCCGGCTCGACGCCCTGCTTCTTGGCGACGGCGACGTACATCGCGAGGAGGATCGCGGCCGGGGCGTTGATCGTCATCGAGGTGCTGACGGTCCCCAGCGGGATTTCGTTGAACAGGACTTCCATGTCGGCGAGCGAGTCGATCGCCACGCCGACCTTGCCCACCTCGCCCTCGGCGAGCGCGTGGTCCGAGTCGTACCCCATCTGGGTCGGCAGGTCGAAGGCGACCGAGAGGCCGGTCTGGCCGCGGCCCAGGAGCAGCTTGTAGCGGGCGTTCGACTCCTCGGCGGTGCCGAAGCCGGCGTACTGCCGCATCGTCCAGAAGCGGCTGCGGTACATGGTGGGCTGCACGCCGCGCGTGAACGGGAACTGGCCCGGCAGGCCGATTTCATTGGTGTAGTCGAGCTTCTCGGTGTCGAGCGGCGTGTAGACGCGCTTGATCTCGACCTTCGAGGTCGTCTCGAACTTTTCGCGGCGTTCAGCGGCCTTGGTCAAGGACGGCTGGACGACCTTTTCTTCCCATTGCTTCAAGTCGCGGGCGATCTGATCCCGGTCGCTCATGAGAGTCAGCTCCTCGCCGGTTTGGCGTTCCGGACGACGAGCGCGCGCGGACGCGCGCGGAAAGCGCGCTCCGCCGACGCGCGGGTGGTGGCCGAGAGAGGGTAGCACCAATCATGGCGCCCGCCCGAAGAGGCGACGGGAGGCGGGCGCGGGGAGCCTGGCTCGACGGGCCCGAGGCGACTCGGCGCGCGGGCGCGGCGAACCGCTCCGGAGCATGCCCAAAATTTACCCCGGCAAGTAACGCAATAAAAGTTCCGGTAACGGGAACCTTCCCTTGCCAAGGGGACTAACATTTTGCCCCGCGGTGGGGTGAATTTTGCGCCGATCGTCAGCGCAGCACCGCCGCCACTGAGACCAACTACGTCACGATATTGGAGGTTCGACCAAAATGAAGCGCTTCGCTCCGCTGTTCGCCGCCGCCCTGATGTTCTCTGGTGTTGCCGCTTTCGCCGCTGCTCCGGCCGCCGCTCCGGCCGCTCCGAAGACCGACAAGCCGGCCGCCACGAAGGAAGTGAAGAAGGACGAGGCCAAGAAGGCCCCGGCCAAGAAGGACGCCGCCAAGAAGGACGAGGCCAAGGCCGCTCCGAAGGCCGAGAAGCCGGCGCCGAAGGCCGAAAAGGCCGCCCCGAAGGCCGAGAAGAAGTAACCTCGCCTTTCAGAGAGCTTCGAGCGAGGCGGGCTTCGGCCCGCCTCGTTCTTTTTTCGGCGCGCCCCGCGCCGGCGCCGGCCGCTCGCCCCGGGCGTTCCATCGTCAGATCGGCGCGGCCGATTCGACGGCGAGGCAACGGCGCGCCCACAGCTCCGCGGTCGCCGGGGCGACCGCGCGCCGCAGCCGCGCCATCCGCGCGCGGCGTTCGTCCGCGGCCATCAGCAGCGCCCCCTCGCAGGCGTCGGCGAGCGCGCGCACGTCGTAGGGGTTGACGAGCAGCGCCCCGGGCAGCATGTCGGCCGCGCCGGCGAACTCGCTGCAGACCAGGACGCCGTCGCCGTCCACGCGCGAGGCGACGAACTCGGGGGCGACGAGGTTCATGCCGTCCTTGAGCGGCGTGACGAGGGCGGCCGCGGCGGCGAGGTAGTGCGCGACCAGCTCCTCGCGGTCGAAGGGGCAGTAGCGGTAGTGGATCGGCGTCCAGCCGTCCCGCCCGTGCTCGCCGTTGATCCGCCCCACGTCGCGGTCCACGTCCCGCTTGAGCTGGCGATACTCCTCCACCTGGTGCCGGCTCGGCACGACGACCTGCACGACGTCGAAGGCGCCGTGCAGCCCCGGCCGGGCGCGCAGGAGATGGTCGATCGCGGCCATCCTTTCGCGGATCCCCTTGGTGTAGTCGAGCCGGTCGGCGGCGAAGAGGATCGGGCGGCCGCCGTGCGCCGCGCGGATCCGCCGCGCCCGCGCGCGGACCGTCGGCGCCGCGGCGAGACGGGCGAAGCCGGCGACGTCGATCCCGATCGGCGCGGCGAGGGCGACGGCGATCCCCGAGGAGCGCGCGAGGAGCGCTTCGTCGCCGTGCGGCAGCGCGAAGGCGCCGCGCAGTTCGCGCGCCGCGGCGACGAAGTTGTCCCGGTAGTGCGGCACGTGGAAGGCGACGGCGTCGGCGGCGAGCAGGCCGTCCAGGATCCGCTCGCGTTCCGGCAGCGCGCGGAACGTCTCGAGCGGCGGGAACGGCGTGTGGAGGAAGAAGTCGATCCGCCCGCGGAAGCCGAGCGCGCGCAGCTCGGCCGGCACGAGGGCGAGATGGAAGTCGTGGACCCAGATCCGCCCTCCCGCGCCCGCCGCGGCGAAGGCCCGCTCGGCGAAGCGGTGGTTGACCCGCTCGTAGAACGCGTACTCGTCCGGGTCGAAGACCGCCTTGCCGACGAAGCCGTGAAGAAGCGGCCACAGCGTGCGGTTGCAGTAGCCGTTGTAGTAGCGGAGCAGTTCCCGTTCGCTGAGCGGCACGCCGACGAAGCGGGCGCCGCCCGGCGACACGAACGGACGCGTCTCGCGCACCGCCGCGTCGGCCGCGGCGCGGGAAGCGACGACGGCGCCGTTCCAGCCGACCCACGTCCCGCCGATCCGCTCGAGGACCGGTTCGAGCGCGTTGACCAGACCGCCGACGTGGCGGGTCGCGTCGAACGGCTCGCCGTCCGTCGGCAAGTCGTAGGGAAGACGGTTGGAGACGACAACCAAACGCTCGGCGGGGTCTTTCGCGGGAACGGCCGACACGATTCGCCCCCTTTGCCGCGGGCGCCAGGGAACGGGGCGCGGCGGGCCCCGCGATCACGTACGAGGGAACGACAGCTCAGGCAACCGCGTTCCGCGGCGGCGCGGCCGTATATGAATGCGCGACGGCGCGCCGCCGCGCGGCCGCCCGCGGAGGCGCGACATGGTCTCCCCCGTCGGCGATCCCACGTGGTTCCAGCGCGCGGTGATCTACGAGGTCCACGCCCGGTCCTTCTTCGACTCCAACGACGACGGCGTCGGCGACCTGCGGGGCCTGCGGGAGAAGCTCGACCACGTCCTCGACCTCGGCGCGACGGCGATCTGGCTGCTGCCGTTCTATCCCTCGCCGCTGCGCGACGACGGCTACGACATCGCCGACTACACCTCCGTCCACCCGGACCTCGGGACGCTCGACGACGTGCGCGCCCTGCTGCACGCCGCGCACGAGCGGGGCCTGCGCGTGGTGACGGAGCTCGTCCTCAACCACACGTCGGACCGCCACCCGTGGTTCCAACGAGCGCGCCGCGCCCTCCCCGGCAGCGCGGAGCGCGACTTCTACATCTGGCGCGACGCGCCCGACGGCTACCGCGAGGCGCGGATCATCTTCGCCGACGTCGAGCCGTCGAACTGGACGTGGGACGCGGAGGCGCAGGCCTACTACTGGCACCGCTTCTACTCCCACCAGCCGGACCTCAACTTCGACAACCCGCTCGTGCGCCGCGAGGTGGAGCGCGCGCTGACGTTTTGGATGGACATGGGGGTGGACGGCGTGCGGCTCGACGCCGTGCCGTACCTCTACGAGCGCGAGGGGACCGCCTGCGAGGGGCTGCCGGAGACGCACGAGTACCTGCGCCGGCTGCGGACGCTGCTCGACGTCCGCTACGGCGACCGGATGCTCCTCGCCGAGGCGAACCAGTGGCCGGAGGAGGCGGTGCGCTACTTCGGCGACGGCGACGAGTGCCACATGGCCTTCCACTTCCCGCTGATGCCGCGCCTCTTCATGGCGCTGCGGATGGAGGACCGCTTCCCGATCGTGGACATCCTGCGCCAGACGCCGCCGATCCCCGCCGGCTGCCAGTGGGCCACCTTCCTGCGCAACCACGACGAGCTGACGCTGGAGATGGTCACCGACGAGGACCGCGACTACATGCACCGCGTCTACGCGCGCGACGCGCGGGCGCGGCTCAACCTCGGCATCAGGCGGCGACTCGCCCCGCTGCTCGGCGGCGACCGCCGGCGCATCGAGCTGATGTACGGCCTGCTCTTCTCGCTCCCCGGCGCGCCGGTCATCTACTACGGCGACGAGATCGGCATGGGGGACAACATCTACCTCGGCGACCGCAACGGCGTGCGCACGCCGATGCAGTGGAGCGCCGACCGCAACGCCGGCTTCTCGCGCGCCAACCCGCAGCGGCTGCACCTGCCGCTCGTCGCCGATCCCGAGTACCACTACACGGCGATCAACGTCGAGACGCAGCAGGCCAACCCACATTCGCTCCTCTGGTGGGTCAAGCGGGCGGTCGCGCTGCGGCGCCGCCACGAGGCGTTCGCCGCGGGAACGCTCGACTTCGTCTCCGCCGGCACGCGCAAGGTGCTCGCCTTCCTGCGCCGGGCGGGGGACGAGACGATCCTCGTCGCGGCCAACCTCTCCCGCTTCGCGCAGCCGGCGCGGCTCGAGCTGCCGGGCTGGGAGGGGGCGACGCCGGTCGAGCTGTTCGGGCGCACGGCCTTCCCGCCGATCGGCGCGGCGCCGTATCCGCTGACGCTCGGGCCGCACAGCTTCCTCTGGCTCGCGCTGCGCCGGCCGCGCGCCTCGACGACGCTGGAGACCGACGCGCGGATCCCCGCCGTCGCGGGGCCCGCGGCGTGGAAGGCGTTGGTCGAGCCGGGACGCCGCGCCGACTTCGAGGCGGCGCTGTCGGCGCGTCTCGCGCGCCGCGCCGACATCGCCGAATCGCCGCGCGGCGTCGTCTCCGCGCGGCTGGTGGACGTCGCCCCGCTGGCCGACGGCGACGACGCGCCGCGCGCCGCGCTGGTCCTGCTCGGCTTCACCGAGGGGGAGCCGGAGACGACCTGGCTCGCGCTCGACATCGTCCGCGGCGAGCGCGCGGCGGCCGCGGCGCTCGCGCCGCGCGACCTCCGCGCCGCGACCTTCGCCGACGAGCCGGGGGCGGCGTTGGTGGACGTCTCGGGCGATCCGGCGACGTGGGACGCGCTGGCGCGGACGATCCTGCGCCGCCGCCGCCGCGGCGCCCTGGCCGGCGCGTTCCGCGGCGTCGTCTTCGCCCCCACCCCGCCCGCGGCCGGGGCCGAGCGGCCGCGCCGCCTCAACGAAGCGGCCTGGGCCGTCGGCGAAGGGCTCACGCTCCGCGCCTGCCGCCGCCTCGAATCGGGGCCGCATCCGGCGATCGAGACGCCGCGCTTCCTCGCCGCGCACGGCTTCCACCACGCCGCGGCGCCGCTCGGCGCGCTGCTCTACGAACCGCGCGAAGGCGAGCCCGCGGTCCTCGCGGTCCTCTCCGCCGCCGAGCCGAGCCAAGGGGACGCGTGGAGCCTGACGATCGACGCGCTGGCGCGCTTCTTCGAGCGGGCGCTCGCCGCGCCGCCCGGCGCGCTCGACGCCGTTCCCGCCGCCGGTCCGTTCGACCGCATCGACGCCGACGCGATCCCCGCCGGCGCGCGCGAGCTGCTCGGCACCTACGCCGAAACCGCGGCCGCGCTGGGCGACCGGCTCGGCGAACTGCACGCCGCCTTGGCGTCCGACCCGGAAGACCCCGACTTCGCGCCGGAGCCGTTTCCGCCGCACCACCAGCGCGCGCTGGAGCAGTCGGCGCGCGCGCTGCTCGACGAGGCGCTGGAGGCGCTGGCCGGACGGCGCGGCGCCCTCGACGACGACGCGGAGCGCCTGGCCGCGGCGATGACGGCGCGCCGCGCCGCGCTCGAGGAGCGGTGCGGGCTGATCCGCTCCGCGTCGCTGGAGGGGATGCGGCTGCGCGCGCACGGCGACCTCGGGCTCGACCGGATCGCGCACACCGGGCGGGACTTCGTCTTCGCCGACTTCGAGGGCGCGCCCGACCGGCCGCTGTCGGAGCGGCGGATCAAGCGCTCGCCGGTGCGCGACGTCGCGTCGCTCGTCCAGTCGATCCACCTCGCGGCGCAGGTCGCGCTGGCGAGCGGCGCGGGAGCGCGCTCCGCCGACCGCGCCGGGCTCGTCCCGTGGGCCGCGCGCTGGCGCGGGTGGGCCGCCGCGCTCGTCGTCGGCGCCTATCTCGCGCGGACCGACGGCGCGCCGTTCGCCTGCCTCACGCGCGAGGCGTTCCGCGCGTTCTTCGACCACTTCCTCTTCGACCGCGCGCTGCGGCGGCTGATCCGCGCGCTGGAGTGGCGCCCCGACCGCGCCGCCGGGCCGCTCGCGCTGTTGGCCGAACTGGCCGGCTTCGCCGACGGCGACGGCGCGCGCTGACGCGTTCGTCCGCCGGCTCGTCGGCCGCGTCGCCGCATCGCCCGCGGTCCGCGGCGACGC is a window of bacterium DNA encoding:
- a CDS encoding methylmalonyl-CoA mutase family protein; its protein translation is MSDRDQIARDLKQWEEKVVQPSLTKAAERREKFETTSKVEIKRVYTPLDTEKLDYTNEIGLPGQFPFTRGVQPTMYRSRFWTMRQYAGFGTAEESNARYKLLLGRGQTGLSVAFDLPTQMGYDSDHALAEGEVGKVGVAIDSLADMEVLFNEIPLGTVSTSMTINAPAAILLAMYVAVAKKQGVEPAGLAGTIQNDVLKEYIARGTYIFPPRPSIRVITDIFAWCHANVPKWNTISISGYHIREAGSTAAQEVAFTLADGIAYVQAALDAGMPLDGFASRLSFFLNGQINILEEVAKFRAARRMWAKILRDRFGAEGKNLKLGKLRFHCQTAGVSLTAQQPENNIVRTAYEALAAVLGGCQSLHTNSMDEALGLPTEKAVTIALRTQQLLAYETGVGDTVDPLAGSYYVEALTDEIEAAATALIKRIDEEGGAVAAIEKGFQQREIADAAYRYQKAVESGEQVVVGVNKFTEKETSKFPIMKISEELRRKQCERTAKVRAERDQARWQKAMARVEACARGTENLMPAILEAVEAYATVGEIAGKMAEVFGRYGDELAARG
- the treS gene encoding maltose alpha-D-glucosyltransferase, with product MVSPVGDPTWFQRAVIYEVHARSFFDSNDDGVGDLRGLREKLDHVLDLGATAIWLLPFYPSPLRDDGYDIADYTSVHPDLGTLDDVRALLHAAHERGLRVVTELVLNHTSDRHPWFQRARRALPGSAERDFYIWRDAPDGYREARIIFADVEPSNWTWDAEAQAYYWHRFYSHQPDLNFDNPLVRREVERALTFWMDMGVDGVRLDAVPYLYEREGTACEGLPETHEYLRRLRTLLDVRYGDRMLLAEANQWPEEAVRYFGDGDECHMAFHFPLMPRLFMALRMEDRFPIVDILRQTPPIPAGCQWATFLRNHDELTLEMVTDEDRDYMHRVYARDARARLNLGIRRRLAPLLGGDRRRIELMYGLLFSLPGAPVIYYGDEIGMGDNIYLGDRNGVRTPMQWSADRNAGFSRANPQRLHLPLVADPEYHYTAINVETQQANPHSLLWWVKRAVALRRRHEAFAAGTLDFVSAGTRKVLAFLRRAGDETILVAANLSRFAQPARLELPGWEGATPVELFGRTAFPPIGAAPYPLTLGPHSFLWLALRRPRASTTLETDARIPAVAGPAAWKALVEPGRRADFEAALSARLARRADIAESPRGVVSARLVDVAPLADGDDAPRAALVLLGFTEGEPETTWLALDIVRGERAAAAALAPRDLRAATFADEPGAALVDVSGDPATWDALARTILRRRRRGALAGAFRGVVFAPTPPAAGAERPRRLNEAAWAVGEGLTLRACRRLESGPHPAIETPRFLAAHGFHHAAAPLGALLYEPREGEPAVLAVLSAAEPSQGDAWSLTIDALARFFERALAAPPGALDAVPAAGPFDRIDADAIPAGARELLGTYAETAAALGDRLGELHAALASDPEDPDFAPEPFPPHHQRALEQSARALLDEALEALAGRRGALDDDAERLAAAMTARRAALEERCGLIRSASLEGMRLRAHGDLGLDRIAHTGRDFVFADFEGAPDRPLSERRIKRSPVRDVASLVQSIHLAAQVALASGAGARSADRAGLVPWAARWRGWAAALVVGAYLARTDGAPFACLTREAFRAFFDHFLFDRALRRLIRALEWRPDRAAGPLALLAELAGFADGDGAR
- a CDS encoding sigma-54 dependent transcriptional regulator, translating into MAIASHDEDLVRRLEAGCRRLGHRVEPTIDPRQLIPSLKRLGGSVELVLLDAHLLSAGGRLLEEITRLEDPPAVLLVAPVSAPSRAYDWIERGAADVVGRPPHPTELRLRIRRVLEARDMGAHIAGLEREIADRTRQAFADRTLVAHSPAMRDLASTIGRVARMRTTVLVLGESGVGKELVARAIHFRSPRADGPFIAINCAALPPHLIESELFGHEKGAFTGAVSRRAGKFELAHRGTLFLDEVGETDLGTQAKLLRVLEQQEFMRVGGTQSVRVDVRVVAATNADLERLVAEGQFREDLYYRLKVVALRVPPLRERREDIPELTSQVLERVCRSNGLAPRRLAEGAERALLAYSWPGNVRELLNTIEAVVVSSAGEVVEAADLPAALQREAPRAAGRRPAGSARALREIEAEAIVAALAAEGGSRTRAAAVLGIGLRTLRRRINELGLDKDSPPRPGRPRRRTE
- a CDS encoding trehalose-6-phosphate synthase, coding for MSAVPAKDPAERLVVVSNRLPYDLPTDGEPFDATRHVGGLVNALEPVLERIGGTWVGWNGAVVASRAAADAAVRETRPFVSPGGARFVGVPLSERELLRYYNGYCNRTLWPLLHGFVGKAVFDPDEYAFYERVNHRFAERAFAAAGAGGRIWVHDFHLALVPAELRALGFRGRIDFFLHTPFPPLETFRALPERERILDGLLAADAVAFHVPHYRDNFVAAARELRGAFALPHGDEALLARSSGIAVALAAPIGIDVAGFARLAAAPTVRARARRIRAAHGGRPILFAADRLDYTKGIRERMAAIDHLLRARPGLHGAFDVVQVVVPSRHQVEEYRQLKRDVDRDVGRINGEHGRDGWTPIHYRYCPFDREELVAHYLAAAAALVTPLKDGMNLVAPEFVASRVDGDGVLVCSEFAGAADMLPGALLVNPYDVRALADACEGALLMAADERRARMARLRRAVAPATAELWARRCLAVESAAPI